The following are from one region of the Pirellulaceae bacterium genome:
- a CDS encoding RNA polymerase sigma factor, with protein sequence MADSQPTSQPQQPGLAQCLLDEHYDRVYRYAYHLSGAQHSAEDIAQEVFLRAVKSAHQLRQPEAAVGWLLAITRNEFARWCRGQSAVVQEPIEREAPASDSVGVLEDYEWIHLAMQQLSVEFRTVVLMFYFEHKSYTEIATELSLPIGTVMSRLSRGRSHLKQALLTLAEPKTTPSVMRTDEPKDAGERPLVMSTEP encoded by the coding sequence ATGGCAGATTCCCAACCGACCAGCCAGCCGCAACAGCCGGGGCTGGCCCAGTGTTTGCTGGATGAGCATTACGACCGGGTGTACCGCTATGCCTACCATCTGTCGGGTGCTCAGCACTCTGCCGAAGACATTGCGCAAGAGGTCTTTTTGCGGGCGGTCAAGTCCGCGCATCAGCTTCGTCAGCCGGAGGCGGCTGTTGGTTGGCTGTTGGCCATAACACGCAATGAATTCGCCCGCTGGTGCCGTGGGCAGTCAGCAGTGGTTCAGGAGCCAATTGAGCGTGAGGCTCCGGCCAGCGATTCAGTGGGTGTACTGGAGGATTACGAATGGATTCATCTAGCGATGCAGCAGTTGTCGGTGGAGTTTCGGACGGTGGTCTTGATGTTTTACTTTGAGCACAAAAGTTACACCGAGATCGCTACCGAGTTATCTCTGCCCATTGGTACGGTGATGAGCCGTCTCAGTCGCGGCCGCAGTCATCTGAAGCAAGCGCTGCTCACGCTGGCTGAGCCGAAGACGACGCCCAGCGTAATGCGGACTGACGAACCGAAGGATGCCGGAGAGCGTCCGCTAGTTATGAGCACGGAGCCGTGA